A single window of Undibacterium sp. 5I1 DNA harbors:
- the folP gene encoding dihydropteroate synthase → MNNYFECGRYRFPLQGSQFRPLVMGILNITPDSFSDGGQFQGLDAALSHAEQMIRDGVDIIDIGGESTRPGATPLSLDEELSRVMPVIYALRDCGKPLSVDTYKTQVMREAILADVDMINDINGFRAPGAIDVVAKADVGLCVMHMQNTPSDMQLQPEYDDVNTQVTDFLDKMVADLLNAGIEPQRICLDPGFGFGKTLQHNVAMLKNIDQFQARFGMPILAGLSRKSMLGAITGKSVEQRLAASIAASIAAVANGAKILRVHDVAETVDALAVWRALSN, encoded by the coding sequence ATGAATAATTATTTCGAATGTGGTCGATATCGATTTCCGTTACAGGGGTCACAGTTTCGTCCTTTAGTAATGGGAATACTCAACATTACGCCTGACTCATTTTCAGATGGAGGGCAATTCCAGGGATTAGATGCGGCGCTCTCACATGCGGAGCAGATGATACGAGATGGTGTAGATATTATTGATATTGGCGGCGAATCCACTCGGCCAGGTGCAACGCCTTTGTCGCTTGATGAGGAGTTGAGCCGGGTCATGCCAGTGATTTATGCTTTGCGTGATTGTGGTAAGCCTTTATCCGTCGATACCTACAAGACACAAGTAATGCGAGAAGCCATTCTTGCAGATGTTGATATGATCAACGATATCAACGGCTTTAGAGCGCCAGGCGCTATCGACGTTGTTGCCAAGGCTGATGTTGGCTTATGTGTGATGCATATGCAAAATACGCCGTCAGATATGCAACTTCAACCTGAGTATGACGATGTAAATACTCAGGTAACTGATTTCTTAGATAAGATGGTGGCCGATTTATTAAATGCTGGAATTGAGCCCCAACGTATTTGCCTTGATCCCGGATTTGGCTTTGGAAAAACCTTGCAGCATAATGTGGCAATGCTGAAAAATATAGATCAGTTTCAAGCTAGATTTGGTATGCCAATACTTGCTGGTTTATCTCGGAAATCGATGCTGGGAGCAATCACAGGGAAAAGCGTAGAGCAGCGCCTGGCCGCAAGTATTGCTGCATCAATCGCAGCCGTCGCAAACGGCGCAAAAATTTTACGAGTGCATGACGTAGCAGAGACCGTCGATGCGTTAGCCGTGTGGCGCGCGTTATCAAATTAA
- a CDS encoding RlmE family RNA methyltransferase, which produces MAKNKFNQNWVHDHINDPYVKLAQKEGYRARAVYKLKEIDEAEKLIKPGQIIVDLGATPGSWSQYVRNKLAGKDGGGILGEIFALDLLLMEPIADVQFIQGDFREADVLNQLEAKLLGRKLDLVLSDMAPNLSGNSTVDAARIEYIIELAVEFSNAHLKPSGALLVKCFHGPAYNTIVIMFKTQFKTVISKKPKASKDKSSEIFLLGRGLKNS; this is translated from the coding sequence ATGGCAAAAAATAAATTCAATCAAAATTGGGTGCACGATCATATTAACGATCCTTATGTCAAATTGGCACAAAAGGAAGGTTATCGTGCGCGTGCTGTTTACAAGCTCAAGGAAATCGATGAGGCTGAAAAATTAATCAAGCCAGGTCAAATTATCGTCGATCTTGGCGCAACCCCTGGTAGTTGGTCGCAATATGTACGCAATAAACTAGCCGGTAAAGACGGTGGCGGGATATTGGGCGAGATTTTTGCGTTAGATTTGCTGCTAATGGAACCAATTGCAGATGTTCAGTTCATTCAGGGAGATTTTCGCGAAGCCGACGTGCTGAATCAGCTCGAGGCTAAATTGCTGGGGCGCAAGCTTGATCTTGTATTATCAGATATGGCACCCAATTTATCAGGCAACTCCACAGTGGATGCGGCGCGCATTGAATACATTATTGAATTGGCGGTTGAATTCTCTAATGCACACTTAAAACCCTCTGGTGCTTTGCTAGTAAAATGTTTTCATGGACCTGCTTACAATACGATTGTAATCATGTTTAAAACACAATTTAAAACTGTCATCAGCAAAAAACCCAAAGCGAGCAAAGACAAGTCTTCTGAGATTTTCTTACTCGGTAGAGGTTTAAAGAATAGTTAA
- the carB gene encoding carbamoyl-phosphate synthase large subunit, with product MPKRLDIKSILIIGAGPIIIGQACEFDYSGAQACKALREEGYKVILVNSNPATIMTDPEMADVTYIEPITWQVVERIIAKEKPDAILPTMGGQTALNCALDLHKHGILTKYNCELIGASPEAIDKAEDRSKFKDAMTKIGLGSARSGVAHNMDESWEVQKTLGFPVIIRPSFTMGGTGGGIAYNEEEFETICKRGLEASPTSELLIEESLIGWKEFEMEVVRDKADNCIIVCSIENLDPMGVHTGDSITVAPAQTLTDKEYQIMRNASLAVLREIGVDTGGSNVQFSINPADGRMIVIEMNPRVSRSSALASKATGFPIAKIAAKLAVGFTLDELRNEITGGATPASFEPSIDYVVTKIPRFAFEKFPQADNHLTTQMKSVGEVMAIGRTFQESFQKALRGLEVGVDGMNQKTLDREVIAEELGEPGPDRIWYVGDAFGLGFSLEEVHQLTHIDPWFLAQIKDIVDIELWLDHQNLDELDKEVLLKIKQKGFSDRRLAKLLKTTDTAVRERRHALNIRPVYKRVDTCAAEFATKTAYMYSTYEEECESAPTDKKKIMVLGGGPNRIGQGIEFDYCCVHAAFAMREDGYETIMVNCNPETVSTDYDTSDRLYFEPLTLEDVLEIVAKEKPVGVIVQYGGQTPLKLALDLEANGVPIIGTSPDMIDAAEDRERFQQMLHKLGLRQPPNRTARTEAQALELAQEIGYPLVVRPSYVLGGRAMEIVHEQRDLERYMREAVKVSHDSPVLLDRFLNDAIEVDVDCISDGEHTFIGGVMEHIEQAGVHSGDSACSLPPYSLAAETIEELKRQTSLMAKGLNVVGLMNVQFAIQQQDGKDVVFVLEVNPRASRTVPYVSKVTGLQLAKIAARCMVGQSLASQGIHKEVVPSYFSVKEAVFPFVKFPGVDTILGPEMKSTGEVMGVGKTFGEAFVKSQLGASIKLPTSGKVFLSVKGSDKPRAVKVASDLVEMGFAVVATKGTAAAIAAAGIPVSTINKVAEGRPHVVDIIKNHEIALVINTVEEKRSAITDSRAIRVSSLAARVPTYTTIAGAEAAVQGMRHLDELHVYDLQGLHKTLH from the coding sequence ATGCCTAAACGTCTCGATATAAAAAGCATCCTGATTATTGGTGCCGGCCCTATCATTATTGGTCAGGCTTGTGAGTTCGATTATTCCGGTGCCCAAGCATGTAAGGCTTTGCGTGAAGAGGGTTATAAAGTCATTTTGGTCAACAGCAATCCAGCGACCATCATGACTGATCCTGAAATGGCCGATGTGACTTACATTGAGCCAATTACATGGCAAGTGGTAGAACGTATTATCGCCAAAGAAAAGCCGGATGCCATTTTGCCGACGATGGGCGGTCAGACTGCCTTGAATTGCGCTCTGGATTTGCACAAACACGGCATCCTGACCAAATACAATTGCGAACTGATCGGCGCTTCACCAGAAGCAATCGACAAAGCAGAAGATCGCTCTAAGTTTAAAGATGCGATGACTAAAATTGGTTTGGGTTCTGCCCGTTCCGGCGTCGCGCATAACATGGATGAATCATGGGAAGTGCAGAAGACACTCGGTTTTCCAGTGATTATTCGCCCGTCTTTTACTATGGGCGGCACCGGCGGTGGTATTGCATATAACGAAGAAGAGTTTGAGACTATTTGCAAACGCGGGTTAGAGGCGTCACCTACTAGTGAGTTGCTGATTGAAGAATCACTGATCGGCTGGAAAGAATTTGAGATGGAAGTTGTACGCGATAAAGCGGATAACTGCATCATTGTTTGCTCTATTGAGAATCTGGATCCTATGGGAGTCCATACCGGTGACTCAATCACGGTAGCGCCTGCGCAGACACTGACTGACAAAGAATACCAAATCATGCGTAACGCCTCGCTGGCAGTTTTGCGCGAAATCGGTGTCGATACTGGCGGCTCTAATGTTCAATTCTCTATCAATCCTGCTGATGGTCGCATGATTGTGATTGAGATGAATCCGCGTGTATCCCGTTCATCCGCGCTGGCGTCTAAAGCAACAGGTTTTCCAATCGCTAAAATCGCTGCTAAATTGGCGGTTGGTTTTACCCTGGATGAACTGCGTAATGAAATCACCGGTGGCGCTACCCCAGCGTCATTCGAGCCTTCGATTGATTATGTCGTTACCAAAATTCCTCGATTTGCTTTTGAAAAATTCCCGCAAGCAGACAATCATCTGACAACGCAGATGAAGTCGGTTGGTGAAGTCATGGCAATCGGTAGAACTTTCCAGGAATCTTTTCAAAAAGCACTGCGTGGCTTAGAGGTTGGCGTTGATGGTATGAACCAAAAAACGCTGGATCGTGAAGTGATCGCAGAAGAATTGGGCGAGCCTGGTCCTGATCGTATCTGGTATGTCGGTGATGCGTTTGGTCTTGGCTTTAGCTTGGAGGAAGTGCATCAGCTGACGCATATTGACCCGTGGTTCCTAGCGCAGATTAAGGATATTGTCGATATCGAGCTGTGGTTAGATCACCAGAATCTGGATGAGCTAGATAAAGAAGTGTTGCTAAAGATTAAGCAAAAAGGGTTCTCTGATCGTCGATTGGCAAAGCTACTCAAGACTACGGACACTGCGGTACGTGAGCGTCGCCATGCCTTAAATATTCGGCCAGTCTATAAACGTGTAGATACTTGTGCTGCGGAGTTTGCAACTAAAACTGCTTACATGTATTCGACTTATGAAGAAGAGTGTGAGTCTGCACCGACCGATAAGAAAAAAATCATGGTGTTGGGTGGCGGTCCAAATCGTATCGGTCAGGGTATTGAGTTTGATTATTGCTGCGTCCATGCGGCTTTTGCGATGCGCGAAGATGGCTATGAAACCATCATGGTCAACTGTAATCCAGAAACGGTTTCGACCGACTACGATACATCCGATCGTCTGTACTTTGAGCCTTTGACTTTAGAAGATGTATTAGAAATCGTCGCTAAAGAAAAACCAGTCGGCGTGATTGTGCAGTACGGCGGACAGACGCCATTGAAATTAGCTTTGGATCTGGAGGCGAATGGCGTGCCGATTATTGGTACATCGCCAGACATGATTGACGCAGCTGAAGATCGCGAGCGTTTCCAACAAATGTTGCATAAGCTTGGTCTGCGTCAACCACCTAATCGTACAGCGCGCACCGAAGCCCAAGCGTTGGAGTTAGCGCAGGAAATTGGTTATCCCTTAGTAGTTCGCCCATCCTATGTGTTGGGTGGACGTGCAATGGAAATCGTACACGAGCAACGTGATCTTGAGCGTTATATGCGTGAGGCAGTCAAGGTATCGCATGACTCACCAGTATTGCTTGATCGCTTTCTGAATGATGCGATCGAGGTCGATGTCGATTGTATTTCTGATGGCGAACACACCTTCATTGGTGGCGTGATGGAGCATATTGAACAAGCAGGCGTGCATTCTGGCGACTCTGCATGCTCCTTGCCGCCGTATTCACTTGCCGCAGAGACGATTGAGGAATTAAAGCGTCAGACATCATTGATGGCGAAAGGCTTGAACGTTGTCGGCTTGATGAACGTACAGTTTGCGATTCAGCAGCAAGATGGTAAGGATGTTGTGTTTGTTCTGGAAGTAAATCCACGAGCATCTCGTACAGTACCTTACGTATCTAAAGTCACTGGTTTGCAATTGGCTAAAATTGCTGCACGTTGTATGGTGGGTCAGTCACTGGCTTCTCAAGGTATTCATAAAGAAGTTGTGCCATCTTACTTCAGTGTAAAAGAAGCGGTGTTCCCATTTGTGAAATTTCCTGGTGTAGATACGATTCTTGGTCCAGAAATGAAATCCACTGGTGAAGTGATGGGCGTCGGTAAAACTTTTGGTGAAGCCTTCGTCAAGTCACAACTAGGTGCTAGTATCAAACTACCAACCTCCGGCAAAGTTTTTCTGAGCGTTAAAGGTAGTGACAAGCCACGCGCAGTAAAAGTGGCTAGTGATCTAGTTGAGATGGGATTTGCTGTCGTAGCGACTAAGGGCACGGCTGCAGCGATTGCAGCAGCGGGTATCCCGGTCAGTACGATCAATAAAGTGGCTGAAGGCCGTCCGCATGTCGTTGATATCATCAAAAATCATGAGATTGCTTTGGTGATTAATACCGTAGAAGAAAAACGTAGTGCGATTACGGATTCACGTGCTATTCGTGTATCTTCACTTGCAGCGCGGGTGCCAACTTATACTACGATTGCTGGTGCGGAGGCGGCAGTGCAAGGTATGCGTCATCTAGATGAATTGCATGTCTATGATTTACAAGGTCTGCATAAAACCTTACACTAA
- the greA gene encoding transcription elongation factor GreA, with translation MSTVPLTKFGAELLKQELHNLKTKERPDVINAIAEARAQGDLSENAEYDAAKERQSFIEGRIAELEGKLSAAQIIDPTTLDAEGRVVFGATVHLEDLDNEQKVSYQIVGDDEADIKLSKVSISSPIARALIGKYVGDIVGVQAPAGIREYEVLEVLYI, from the coding sequence ATGAGTACAGTACCTCTTACCAAATTCGGCGCAGAACTGCTTAAGCAAGAATTACATAATTTGAAGACCAAAGAGCGTCCAGATGTAATTAATGCGATTGCAGAAGCTCGCGCTCAAGGCGACTTGTCTGAAAATGCAGAATATGATGCGGCTAAAGAGCGCCAAAGTTTTATTGAAGGTCGTATCGCCGAGCTGGAAGGCAAGCTCAGTGCGGCGCAAATCATTGATCCGACAACTTTAGATGCAGAGGGGCGCGTGGTATTTGGAGCGACCGTGCATTTGGAGGATTTAGATAATGAACAGAAAGTCAGCTATCAAATTGTAGGAGACGACGAAGCTGATATTAAACTCAGTAAAGTATCAATCAGCTCGCCAATTGCTCGCGCATTAATCGGTAAATATGTTGGCGATATAGTTGGTGTGCAAGCTCCTGCAGGTATTCGTGAATATGAAGTATTAGAAGTTCTGTACATTTAA
- a CDS encoding YhbY family RNA-binding protein — protein sequence MLKLTPAERSELRSEAHALKPIVLIGEAGLSPAVMKEIDAGLNIHGLIKVRVFGDDREARIAMYDTICSSLEAAPVQHIGKLLVIYRPKLDGIKETKLVKKGKGMREVTIVKPSASGTKKPSVSKVMVKGNERVTQGGSIKRAKPRQTSVKKSALGNT from the coding sequence ATGTTGAAACTCACGCCCGCTGAACGCAGCGAACTGCGCTCTGAAGCCCATGCATTGAAACCCATCGTATTGATCGGTGAAGCCGGTTTATCGCCTGCCGTGATGAAGGAAATCGATGCTGGCCTTAATATCCATGGATTAATTAAGGTACGTGTGTTTGGCGATGATCGTGAAGCACGCATTGCTATGTACGATACCATTTGTAGCTCTTTAGAAGCTGCGCCGGTACAGCATATTGGCAAATTACTGGTTATTTACCGTCCTAAGTTAGACGGCATTAAGGAAACCAAACTAGTCAAAAAAGGCAAAGGTATGCGCGAGGTAACTATCGTCAAACCTAGCGCCAGTGGCACCAAAAAACCTAGTGTCTCAAAAGTCATGGTAAAGGGTAATGAGCGGGTAACTCAGGGCGGCTCAATCAAACGTGCTAAACCACGTCAAACCAGCGTCAAAAAATCAGCCCTCGGTAATACCTGA
- the glmM gene encoding phosphoglucosamine mutase, producing MTRKYFGTDGIRGKVGVAPITPDFVMRLGYAAGKVLAQRGHKGEGKPTVLIGKDTRVSGYMLEASLEAGFAAAGVDVMLSGPMPTPAVAYLTRALRLSAGVVISASHNPYYDNGIKFFSAQGNKLPDEVELAIEAELENGMDCVSSDLLGKAHRLRDANGRYIEFCKSTYPNELDLRGLKIVVDCAHGAAYDIAPHVFHELGAEVISIGNQPNGFNINDQVGATAPDALAIAVRANHADIGIALDGDADRLVMVDRNGKIYNGDQLLYLMVMDRLAIGPVQGVVGTLMTNMAVELALQDLGVGFVRAKVGDRYVLEQMQERGWMLGGEGSGHLLCLDKHTTGDGIVSALQVLSALRRNGKTLDQCFEHLILFPQVLLNVKVPAGFNWQKNEAAVLEKQRVEAELGNKGRVLIRASGTEPLVRVMVEAVDLEMANKFARRLVDCITPA from the coding sequence ATGACGAGAAAATATTTTGGTACCGACGGTATCCGCGGCAAAGTTGGCGTCGCACCAATTACCCCTGATTTTGTAATGCGCTTAGGTTATGCTGCCGGCAAAGTGTTAGCGCAACGTGGACATAAAGGAGAGGGTAAGCCTACTGTCTTGATCGGTAAAGATACTCGGGTGTCTGGCTATATGCTAGAGGCTTCTTTAGAGGCAGGATTTGCTGCAGCTGGAGTTGATGTGATGCTCTCAGGGCCGATGCCTACTCCTGCTGTAGCTTATTTGACCAGAGCCTTACGCTTGTCGGCTGGTGTCGTGATTTCTGCCTCACATAATCCTTATTATGACAACGGGATTAAGTTTTTTTCTGCGCAGGGCAATAAATTACCTGATGAAGTCGAGCTCGCAATTGAGGCCGAGCTAGAAAATGGGATGGACTGTGTTAGTTCAGATTTACTCGGCAAGGCGCATCGTCTGCGTGACGCAAATGGTCGCTATATCGAATTTTGTAAAAGTACTTATCCCAACGAATTAGATTTACGCGGTTTGAAGATCGTAGTCGATTGCGCACATGGTGCAGCTTACGATATCGCTCCGCATGTATTTCATGAATTAGGTGCTGAAGTTATCTCTATCGGTAATCAGCCGAACGGTTTTAATATTAATGACCAGGTCGGTGCTACCGCGCCAGATGCGTTAGCTATTGCCGTCAGAGCGAATCATGCAGATATCGGTATCGCTTTGGATGGTGATGCTGATCGCCTCGTTATGGTGGATAGAAACGGTAAAATTTATAATGGCGACCAACTACTTTATTTGATGGTGATGGATCGTCTTGCAATTGGTCCAGTTCAGGGTGTGGTTGGTACTTTGATGACCAATATGGCGGTCGAGTTGGCATTGCAGGATTTGGGCGTTGGTTTTGTCCGGGCTAAAGTGGGCGACAGATACGTGCTGGAACAAATGCAAGAGCGTGGCTGGATGCTAGGTGGTGAAGGTTCCGGACATTTACTCTGCCTGGATAAGCACACTACGGGCGATGGTATTGTCTCTGCGTTGCAAGTTTTATCTGCGCTCCGTCGCAATGGCAAGACCCTGGATCAATGTTTTGAACATTTGATCTTATTCCCACAAGTTTTACTCAATGTTAAAGTGCCTGCCGGATTTAACTGGCAGAAAAATGAAGCTGCCGTTTTAGAAAAACAGCGCGTAGAAGCAGAGTTAGGTAACAAAGGGCGAGTGCTGATTCGTGCATCAGGTACGGAGCCGTTAGTCCGCGTTATGGTAGAAGCGGTTGATTTGGAAATGGCCAATAAATTTGCTCGCAGGCTAGTTGACTGTATAACACCAGCCTAA
- the carA gene encoding glutamine-hydrolyzing carbamoyl-phosphate synthase small subunit, translating to MLPFPQSLRPNQDATAILALADGTIFTGVSIGAAGHTSGEVVFNTSMTGYQEILTDPSYSSQIVTLTYPHIGNTGINSEDVESDKIHAAGLIIKDLPLMVSNFRSEQSLSDYLKSQNIVAIAGIDTRKLTRILRETGAQGGAILVGNDATKALALAKSFPGLSGMDLAKVVSTSKSYSWTETEWTLGQGYGQLTDPKFHVVAFDFGVKRNILRMLTARGCKVTVLPAQSTAADVLALNPDGVFLSNGPGDPEPCDYAIAAAKELIEKGIPTFGICLGHQIMALASGAKTLKMKFGHHGANHPVQDLDTKQVLITSQNHGFAVDVNSLPANCRITHVSLFDGSLQGFERTDKPAFCFQGHPEASPGPMDIAYLFDRFTNLMSAAKAQANGEQ from the coding sequence TTGCTGCCATTTCCGCAGTCTTTACGTCCCAACCAAGATGCTACTGCCATTCTTGCTCTCGCGGACGGAACTATATTCACTGGTGTTTCCATTGGCGCTGCAGGCCATACATCAGGCGAAGTTGTTTTCAATACATCCATGACCGGGTATCAGGAAATTCTGACTGATCCAAGTTACAGCTCTCAAATCGTGACTCTGACTTATCCGCATATCGGTAATACCGGTATCAATTCAGAAGATGTTGAGTCCGACAAAATTCATGCGGCTGGCCTGATCATTAAAGATTTACCTTTGATGGTGTCTAACTTCCGCTCTGAACAATCTTTATCTGACTATCTTAAATCGCAAAATATTGTTGCGATTGCAGGCATTGATACACGTAAGCTGACTCGTATTCTGCGTGAAACTGGCGCCCAAGGTGGCGCAATTTTAGTTGGTAATGATGCGACTAAGGCGCTCGCTCTGGCAAAATCTTTTCCGGGTTTGTCTGGCATGGATTTGGCAAAGGTTGTTTCTACCAGCAAGTCCTATTCATGGACAGAAACTGAATGGACTTTGGGGCAAGGTTACGGTCAACTGACCGATCCAAAATTTCATGTGGTCGCATTTGATTTCGGTGTTAAACGGAATATTTTGCGCATGCTGACAGCCCGTGGCTGCAAAGTGACCGTGTTGCCAGCCCAATCAACTGCTGCTGATGTATTGGCCTTGAATCCTGACGGTGTATTTTTATCCAATGGTCCTGGCGATCCAGAGCCTTGCGATTACGCGATTGCTGCAGCTAAAGAATTGATTGAAAAAGGCATACCTACGTTTGGTATTTGCCTCGGTCATCAGATTATGGCGCTTGCTTCCGGTGCCAAAACGCTCAAGATGAAATTTGGTCATCATGGTGCTAACCATCCGGTGCAAGATTTGGACACTAAACAAGTGTTGATCACGTCGCAGAATCATGGTTTTGCAGTTGATGTAAATTCACTGCCTGCTAACTGCCGCATTACGCATGTCTCTTTGTTTGATGGTTCTTTGCAAGGCTTTGAACGTACTGATAAGCCAGCATTTTGCTTCCAGGGACATCCAGAAGCATCACCAGGTCCGATGGATATCGCCTACCTGTTTGATCGCTTTACTAATTTAATGAGCGCAGCAAAAGCGCAGGCAAACGGAGAACAATAA
- the ftsH gene encoding ATP-dependent zinc metalloprotease FtsH: MNNMFSKAAIWVVIALVLFMVFKQFDKGMSANTASMPYSEFLDEVRAKHIKDATIDDGNRTVTATTLDGKKVKSQLTIFDRGFVGDLVNNGIKFDNKPPEEQSFLSQVFISWFPMLLLIGVWVFFMRQMQGGGKGGAFSFGKSKARMLDDTNNNVSFADVAGCDEAKEEVGEIVDFLRDPSKFQKLGGRIPRGVLMVGPPGTGKTLLARAIAGEAKVPFFTISGSDFVEMFVGVGASRVRDMFENAKKHAPCIIFIDEIDAVGRHRGAGMGGGNDEREQTLNQMLVEMDGFEANSGVIVIAATNRADVLDKALLRPGRFDRQVSVGLPDIRGREQILNVHMRKVPISTDVKADILARGTPGMSGADLANLVNEAALFAARRNKRIVEMLDFEDAKDKIFMGPERKSMVMREDERRNTAYHESGHAVVAKLLPKADPVHKVTIMPRGFALGLTWQLPEHDPISGYKDKMLEEISILFGGRIAEEIFVGQMSTGASNDFSRATKLARAMVTRFGMSDSMGVMVYEDSQSEGYFGGPSKTISEVTQQKVDAEIRNILDTQYALSRKLLEENRDKVEAMTKALLDWETIDADQINDIMSGIDPRPPKLGQSTRKTPTDTTSGGVSPNAAAPA, translated from the coding sequence GTGAATAATATGTTTTCAAAAGCGGCGATATGGGTAGTCATTGCCTTAGTGCTGTTTATGGTATTTAAACAGTTTGACAAAGGCATGTCTGCTAACACTGCCTCTATGCCGTATTCCGAGTTTCTGGATGAGGTTAGGGCTAAGCACATTAAAGATGCAACGATTGATGATGGCAATCGTACTGTTACAGCGACTACGCTGGATGGTAAAAAAGTCAAATCACAACTTACTATATTTGATCGTGGTTTTGTGGGTGATTTGGTCAACAACGGCATTAAATTTGATAACAAGCCGCCTGAAGAGCAGTCTTTCCTTTCCCAAGTCTTTATTTCATGGTTCCCGATGCTGTTGTTAATTGGCGTTTGGGTGTTTTTCATGCGTCAGATGCAAGGCGGCGGCAAAGGTGGTGCATTCTCATTCGGTAAATCTAAAGCACGTATGCTGGACGATACCAACAACAACGTTTCTTTTGCTGATGTCGCAGGGTGTGATGAGGCGAAAGAAGAGGTTGGCGAGATTGTTGATTTCTTGCGAGATCCAAGTAAATTCCAAAAGCTCGGTGGTCGTATTCCACGTGGTGTCTTAATGGTTGGCCCACCGGGTACAGGTAAAACTTTGTTGGCACGTGCGATTGCGGGTGAGGCGAAGGTACCATTCTTCACTATTTCCGGCTCTGATTTTGTTGAAATGTTTGTTGGTGTTGGTGCATCTCGCGTCCGCGATATGTTTGAAAACGCCAAGAAACATGCGCCATGTATCATTTTCATTGATGAAATTGATGCTGTCGGGCGTCATCGTGGCGCCGGTATGGGTGGTGGTAATGATGAGCGTGAGCAGACATTGAACCAAATGCTGGTTGAGATGGATGGCTTTGAGGCTAATTCTGGTGTGATTGTGATTGCGGCGACTAATCGTGCCGATGTCCTTGATAAGGCCTTATTGCGCCCTGGTCGTTTTGATCGCCAAGTCTCTGTTGGTTTGCCAGATATTCGCGGTCGTGAGCAAATTTTGAATGTGCACATGCGCAAAGTGCCTATCAGTACTGACGTTAAAGCCGATATCTTGGCACGTGGTACTCCAGGTATGTCAGGTGCAGATCTTGCGAATCTTGTTAATGAAGCTGCGTTATTTGCTGCACGTCGCAATAAACGCATCGTTGAAATGCTGGATTTTGAAGACGCTAAAGACAAAATTTTCATGGGACCTGAGCGTAAGTCTATGGTCATGCGTGAAGATGAACGTCGTAACACTGCTTATCATGAGTCTGGCCATGCCGTTGTCGCTAAACTTTTGCCGAAGGCAGATCCAGTCCACAAAGTAACAATCATGCCGCGTGGGTTTGCATTGGGTCTGACATGGCAGTTGCCAGAGCATGATCCGATTAGCGGCTACAAAGATAAAATGCTGGAGGAAATTTCCATTTTGTTTGGCGGTCGAATTGCTGAAGAAATTTTTGTCGGTCAAATGTCCACTGGTGCATCGAACGATTTTTCACGTGCAACGAAGTTGGCTCGTGCAATGGTGACACGCTTTGGTATGTCTGACAGCATGGGAGTGATGGTGTATGAAGATAGTCAGAGCGAAGGTTACTTTGGTGGTCCGTCAAAAACGATTTCTGAAGTGACACAGCAAAAAGTGGATGCGGAAATTCGTAATATTCTGGATACACAGTATGCCCTGTCCCGTAAATTGCTCGAAGAGAATCGTGACAAAGTTGAAGCAATGACTAAAGCTTTGTTAGATTGGGAAACGATAGATGCTGATCAGATTAACGACATTATGAGCGGCATAGATCCACGCCCGCCAAAGTTAGGTCAGTCAACACGTAAGACGCCGACAGATACAACGTCTGGTGGCGTATCTCCAAACGCGGCGGCACCAGCTTAA
- a CDS encoding heme-binding protein, translating into MQTKPVLTLDDVKKIAAAAETEAKTNGWAVVIAIVDDGGHLMWLQRLDGVAPISAHIAPAKATTAALGRRESKIYEDVINNGRFSFLSAPYIEGMLEGGVPIVVDGHCVGAVGVSGVKSSEDAQIAKAGIAALAL; encoded by the coding sequence ATGCAAACTAAACCTGTATTAACTTTAGATGACGTCAAAAAAATCGCAGCAGCTGCAGAGACAGAAGCAAAAACCAATGGTTGGGCGGTAGTGATTGCGATTGTTGATGATGGTGGCCATTTGATGTGGTTGCAACGTTTGGACGGCGTCGCACCTATTTCCGCACACATTGCACCAGCGAAGGCGACGACGGCAGCACTTGGTCGCCGCGAGTCTAAAATTTATGAAGACGTGATCAATAATGGACGTTTCTCTTTTTTAAGTGCTCCTTATATTGAAGGAATGTTAGAAGGCGGCGTGCCTATCGTCGTTGATGGTCATTGTGTCGGTGCAGTGGGCGTATCTGGCGTTAAGTCGTCTGAAGATGCGCAGATTGCAAAGGCAGGTATCGCTGCCTTGGCACTGTAG